One Anolis carolinensis isolate JA03-04 chromosome 5, rAnoCar3.1.pri, whole genome shotgun sequence DNA segment encodes these proteins:
- the scoc gene encoding short coiled-coil protein isoform X2, which translates to MMNSDMDAIEAENQVELEEKTRLINQVLELQHTLEDLSARVDAVKEENLKLKSENQVLGQYIENLMSASSVFQTTDTKSKRK; encoded by the exons ATGATGAATTCAGATATGGATG CTATTGAGGCTGAAAATCAAGTGGAATTGGAAGAAAAAACGCGTCTTATTAATCAAGTTTTAGAACTGCAGCATACACTTGAAG ATCTGTCTGCAAGAGTAGATGCTGTCAAAGAAGAAAATTTGAAATTGAAATCAGAGAATCAAGTTCTTGGACAATATATAGAAAATCTCATGTCTGCCTCTAGTGTTTTTCAGACTACTGACACAAAAAGCAAACGGAAGTGA